TGGATTAATCATCCTCACCTCACTCTTGGCCCTGACCTCAGATACTGGTTCCGCAGCATGGCAGGCTCGCTGATGTTGGGTGTATTGCTTTTGATGTACAGCCCAAGCCTCAGCTTCCTATTATGGAGTTTACGGTGTGCTGGTAGCATGTTCCTCCATCTTGTGACATGATTTCCACAGCAGTGTAGCATTCCTACTCATCATGACTAGAAAGAGGCTGCAATCACTTAATCTCATGGACAGCTGGCTGTATCAACGTTGCTGCTCATGAGCTtttgcagaagaacagcataggGGTCAGGCTGACAGTGAGACTCACATTTCTCTCTACTTGATGTGAGGTGTCATGGGTGCCTTTGTGCTTTGCAGTTAAAGTCAGTGCCATGGAACAGTTTGTGTACCAGCTACAGGACCTCAAATTTTGCTATCCAGTGGCACATGAGCTGGCACGGGCCACCTTCAGGATTACCTCACTACTCCCTCAGTGCTCGACAGTGCACAGAACCCTGACCCTTATGCTCACAAGTGGATTTATGGCTGCCTCCAGCTCTTCTGGGGCAAACCAAGACAGAAAAGTATCTAGCTTCTGCTTCCCTTTATATCATTCAGAAGTATTACATTTCTAGCTGAATAACTGAGAttccacaattaacacagaatgAAACAATTCTTTTTCTCTCTCGTATTTTCTAGAACAGCTATAGAAAGCAGGCTAGCAGTTTAATGAGGTATGAGATAAATATTGTTGTTACATATGGGAATAGTCACATTCAGAGAATATTTTGGCCTCAGCTTTTGGGCAATACATTTTACAGTACTTTAATTGCTTCCACTGGGCAATGTATTTTCACTCTGTCGCTCCAAAGCAGTTCAACTTGATTATCATCTTTTAATTGGAAAATGTAATACAATCTCAagggttttgtaaaaaaaaaaaaaaaaaattaaaacaaatacttTGAACATTGCTCTGAAGAAACATTGTTTAGTAGTCATCGTTGTAATGCAGTATATTTCAAATTTGTGTTTCTGTAGGTCAGAGCGGTGCTGGAAATAATTGGGCCAAAGGCCACTATACAGAAGGAGCTGAGCTGGTGGACTCAGTCCTTGATGTGGTAAGGAAGGAATCTGAGAGCTGTGACTGTCTACAGGGTTTCCAGCTGACCCATTCCCTGGGCGGTGGTACTGGCTCTGGTATGGGAACTCTCCTCATCAGTAAAATCAGGGAAGAGTACCCAGACCGTATCATGAATACGTTCAGCGTAATGCCATCTCCCAAGGTGTCAGACACCGTTGTTGAGCCATACAATGCTACCCTCTCTGTCCACCAGCTTGTAGAAAACACTGATGAAACCTATTGCATTGACAATGAAGCCCTGTATGACATCTGCTTCCGTACACTAAAACTCACAACACCAACCTACGGGGACCTCAATCATTTGGTCTCAGCCACCATGAGTGGTGTAACAACATGTCTTCGCTTTCCTGGGCAGCTGAATGCTGATCTTCGAAAATTAGCTGTCAACATGGTGCCTTTCCCACGTCTACACTTTTTCATGCCAGGCTTTGCACCACTGACCAGCCGTGGCAGCCAGCAGTACCGTGCTTTAACAGTCCCAGAACTGACACAGCAAATGTTTGATGCCAAGAACATGATGGCTGCCTGTGACCCACGCCATGGCCGCTACCTGACAGTGGCAgccatgttccggggcagaatgTCCATGAAGGAGGTCGATGAACAGATGCTCAATGTTCAGAACAAAAACAGCAGCTATTTTGTGGAATGGATCCCTAACAATGTGAAGACAGCTGTCTGTGACATTCCACCACGAGGCCTCAAAATGTCAGCCACCTTTATTGGCAACAGCACAGCCATCCAGGAGCTGTTCAAGAGAATTTCCGAGCAGTTCACAGCCATGTTCCGACGTAAAGCTTTCTTGCACTGGTATACTGGTGAGGGCATGGATGAAATGGAATTCACTGAGGCTGAAAGCAACATGAATGATCTTGTCTCAGAGTACCAGCAGTATCAAGATGCTACTGCTGATGAGCAAGGAGAATTTgaagaagaggaaggagatgatgaggCTTAAATGCCAATAAAATCTTTAGTAAAGAAGGCACAGTTCCAATACTGCCATCATGTCTGTTCAAAGTTGTTCAGAAGTGTGTTTCCTCCCATTTTATACCATCAGTGCTCCCCACTACTGCCCGTGTCACCATTTTCTAACTTAACTAACATCAGCGTAATAGTTATGgttttgaaatacttttaaaatatgtTCACAGTTTGATAATAATGAAAATGACAGCTCTGTTTTCATGGATAAACTCATAAAAAAACATTTCGTGTTGTAACTTATGTGTTTTTGACTTATTTACTACTGGCTTGTTGCACATCTTTTGATTGCCTAATATGTAGCTCTGTGCTAGGGTGGGATGGAGAGGAAGTGTTATTTACTAGAAAGGGTTGCTCCACTTTGAATCAGGCCTTATTTGCTAACTGTCAGTCAAGCACACATTTCATACAAGGCATACATGTAGCTAATAAGATTTTTGAAATATTTAAGTGTCGTGTAGAATATGGGAAGATAGAGACCACTTgggccatctagtctgcccatttgCATCTGCCCTCTGTGCTGCTACATATCCTAATCTGTCATTGATCTTTTCTAACTCTTGTCACGTCACTAAGGCCCCTTTGGGTTATGCATGTTTGATTTTTGCCACCATTTTGGTGCCTATCACTTCTGCAGGAAGTCTGCTGTAGGTGCATATAACCacctcagaaaaaaatatttttgttctcATGTTTCTTTTACAGGCCCTATCCTTTCAGCTTTATATGGTGTCATCTTGCCtttatgcattttttaaaattccatagaaaatgcttctttctgaTGAAGTCTGATAATAGATGTTCCCAATTTTTGGGACCTGACCCCAATTTCTGACCAGTGTCTTTAGCAACATCTTGTCCTCAATTCCAGGGGAGACTTATAAGGTTAGGGATGAGACAGAGCCTCTGtctcaattgtgaagcactgcgtacaactggtagcgctatagaaatgatttgtagtagtagtaagaacccTGTCTATCTGAtccaccccctcccacctggTTCTGATCCCCTATTCCTGCAGTGCAAATGATTTGATTCCATCTCTACAAGCTACACTTACTAGTGGGATCTCCTGGATCATACCACAAGAGTGGCCTCATCTAGACCAGGAAGCTGATGTGCTAGTTATATGTGGGGGGGGAAAAGGGCAGCAGGAGGTATGTGGAGCCAGGCAGAAGACGGTTGTATTGGGTAGTGGAAGAGCAAAGAGCTTCAGGATTGGGGAGAGCTGGCAGGACAGGGGGCACATGTTGAGTAAGGTGTGCTCAACATTTTCAGGCAATAGCCTTTCTGCTGAATGGGTGTGGCCACTACTGCCGCTGCTGTGAATTACTGGAGAAGCATGAGAAGGATCCTGGTATCTCTCTGCCACACATCCCAATCTCTATGTGTCCTTCTGCTGCATCTGTCTCCACACAGTGCCTTGCATTGGTCCAAGCTATCCTGTATCCACTCAAGTTTGCCAAACGTCATCCCACCATCCACTGCTCTGATCCTGGGAAAGCTGAGCAAGCCACTTGCTAAAGATAAAATGGAAAGATACAGTAGTGATTGTCACATATATTGCTGTGGCTTAGGAAGCTCTCCATGATAGTCATGCCTTGCAACACACATGCCTATCATAGGTGAGTCCAACACTGCTGATGCTGCCTTCAATAGGACTGTGATAAAGAGCAACATGTGTAGCTTGCCACCTGAGAAACACTGCATGCAGACAGGAGttgaagggaggaggaaggagacaCGCAGAATCTAGGACTGAGAAGGAGACAAAGAGAATAAATCGCCTAGAACAGTGAATGGTGGGGGAGGAATAAATAAGTGAACAGATGTGAAGAAAGGTGAGAAAAGATCCGAGATGAATAGAGACAGAAAACTAGAGATTAAGGAGGGGCAGCAAACCTGAAAAGGCACCATGGGAGGAGAAAGGGCTAAGAGAAGGGCCAATTGATGATTTGGGAATGGATGAGGGAGAGGATTTGAGAAGGGCCACTGTGGGATCCCAGTGGTTTGCCTAAGGCCATTGAGCCCAAGTATAGCATTGATGTGGCcaagaggaggagggggataggaccATGGATAGGGTAAGCTTGATGGTGAAGGAAAAAAAGGGCACTTGATGGAAGGAGGACTgggctgagggagagagaagggttagGGATGTGGAGACAAGCAGAAAAGGAAGAATGCAAGAAGACAGAGGGAGCAATAGactagatgctggatggaaggagagggagaagaaacCTGAGAAAGGAATAGATATTGGTAGTCACTtccagtcagtggtgtgctggtaaatttttaacaacaggctctctccctggtccacctctgcgccccccccccccccccccgtccacctctgagctgccccaaaattgcagagctggctatagccggggggcggggggggcggcaatgcattactctgtccaggaaaaaaaatttaaatgatcccaggttccaatctaattcatgtttaatgtgggataaaatgccataaataagtaaataaatataaacttttaatgttgagcacccgattctcatagtgaacatattccaaacactataatgaaaataaaatgatttttttttctacctttgttgtctggtgactgtttttctgatcatgctggcccagtatccgattctgctgctatctgtcctctgaactccgtttccagggcttcctttccatttatttctttcctttcttcttcatttctggtcctcaacttctgcctattttcttcatccatatgcagtttttcttctctcttccttttccctcatctcatctccttcctcactcttcccgcccctccatccatgtccagcatttcttctctctcccctgccctccatccacccatgtccagcgaccctcctctcccctgccctccatccacccatgtccagcgacccttctctccccctgccctgcatgcacccagcgaccctcccctgccctccatgtacccatacccagtgaccctcctctcccctgccctccatccacccatgtccggtgaccctcctctcccctgccctgcatgcataggcgccccgaataagaggcttggggaggctaagcctccccagcccagctctgaccttccccgcggccTGCCCCTGCCGAAATCTTCTGCCgccgcttctattgagcagcggcagccaggaacgacATCTACGCAGCTGatccgctgccgccgcttctctcagagccagcataagaagaaaaagaagcgcggggccgcagctgcattcagacatgcgctgtcggctctgccggtctctgccccgtgacgtcaatttcccgttccgggggcagaggaccggcagagccgacagcgcatgtctgaatgctgctgcggccccgcgcttctttttcttctgtcagctaaagaggcccgggccggagggagagaagagaatgtggccactggctggaaacggtaggaggggagagaaggagagcaggggagagccaggggactTGGCCAgtgcagtggagagccagagagcaatagggagagaaagaggggacatggaaaaaagcaggacagagccagggacatggaaaaaagcaggggagagccagaaagagatggggagaggaagaggggccatggaaaagagcaggggagagccagggacatggaaaaaagcaagggagagccagaaagagatggggagagaaagaggggccatggaaaagagcaggggagagccagggacatggaaaaaaagcaagggagagccagaaagagatggggagagaaagaggggtcatgaaaagagcaggggagagccagggacatggaaaaaaaagcaagggagagccagaaagagatggggagagaaagaggggccatgggcaggagagagagagaagctgttggggagaaactgggggtgaccctagctgtcagactgagaaatgctggatggatgaaaggagggagaaagaggaaaaatgctggaaggagggaagaaactagtagggagggaaagaggaaagacactggaaggatggggtgagagaggacatgctgaatggaaaagggtcaagagagaactgtctagaaggaaagggagatagaggaagacaatggacggaaggattgggagaggataatgggtggaaggatggagagagaaagagggataacactggatggcatggtaggagagaaagagggaaggtgctggacatggatggaggggagggaagtatatgcacatggatggagggaagtgaggagaaatgatggatatggatggagggaaactgttgaatttaagagctggatagggacatggctacagatggtagacaggacgcataaggacaaaggaggatggtggacatggtgagagaaaaaatatcaaatggaaagaagacactgcataaaacagaagacactgggaccaaagcgaatagaaaaactaaatgatcagacaacaaaggtagaaaaaagtattttattcagaatttattaactggaatatgtcagcttttggaaatgtgcatctgtgatgttttgcatgtaaatttcaatttttctagtattgctgcatgctgagtctgacttcttgaggtaaatttccagttcagtattttgccttcatatctgttgtgtcatgtatttttcatgtgtgatcaaggtgcagtattctgctagcatgtagtattttcagccctttttggggtttttttttgtttcactaggttgtacaCTGGAGTTTTAGAGTcccgtgtaattacagtgctgcctttccacgcatacggtttagctcgtcctgtccttagaattagtactgttatagtttggtaaggctatatgagtgtgtttttgcacaagtttgtgtatagtgttttgcagtggagagattgtgtattggccttactgaggtggcaccaaatcatcagaaagggttttagagcctaaatcatgacacactacctcttgaaggatctacatatagtcgttcataaaaggagctcattgtgaacactttccaccctaaaagggtgtattgtggctctacatgagaattgtgatattatgatcccttgtttcatattgttgatggtctgcattttccgtatgggtggtatattggtttattaggatctgcccagtgttatggtacagtaaggtttatgagtgtgtttttgcacaaatttgtgcatagtgttttgcagttgagcaattgtggttagtacatgctttgagcaaccactttattctttgacatatgatacatatttgatatctaaatttaataaaaggtattaattgtgacttatttttacttatttttttctgttgtcagacaattatggatgtaagccccgcctctgaccccgccccctttagcctccccaaacagttgggccaccgaccgcctatgcctgcatgcacctatatacccagcaacccttctctcccctgccctgcatgcacccatacccagtgaccctcctttcccctgccctccatccacccaatccagcagtgaccctcctctcccctgccctccatccacccatacccagcaacgacccttctctcccctccatgatccacccatgcccagggacgacccttctctcctctccatgatccacccatgcccagcgactccctagttctctcccctgccaccccctcccgagttgttaatagaattatcctccctccctcccgtcaccgatctgactcctttaattcttcggggcaggcagtcttgcctgctcgctgcaagcactgactcagtcccccgttggcgctgccggttcgcgcttcaaaatggccaccgagacttacaatggcgaagtcttggcagccatttttaaagcgcgaacctgcagcgccagcgggggagagtcagcacttgcagcgagcaggcaagactgcctgccccgaagaattcgtcaggtcggtgatgtgagggaagagggagggaggagagccggctcgcgggtctcaacaaccggctcgcaagagccgagcaaagttaacaagcggctcttgtgagccggtgcgagccggctccagcacaccactgcttccagtccttgagggctgccaaTTATTAGGTTTTCAGtaaatccctaatgaatatgtagtccacctcttcaatgctgcgttcggcacctaactctttcaggaaatccagactgccccaatttgactgcccctatcagactgactgttcacgtgtcctttagattgtaagctctttgagcagggactgtccttctatgttaaattgtacagcgctgcgtaaacctagtagcgctttagaaatgttaagtagtagtatgtatACTATGCCACCCTCTGAGTAACCTAATTTCACTCTGGTTACAACCTATACTCACATAAGTTCTCAGTAACCACCCTTATTTTTGTTTCATAAATTATCTTTATTCTCAAAAAAtcttaataataatatatataaccTATTATTAATATGTCTCCTTCAACCTTACTACCCTCATTCACACTTCATTCATACCTCACCCTCACTACCATTGCATCTCATTGTAAATATATTTTGTTGTCACAGTTTACAAAATTTTGTTACATTGCATCTTtcgcactaccatagcccttatgggtgaagggggcacctatatgtgggtacagttggtttctggtgagttttggagtgctcacagtttcctccacaagagtAACAGTTAGGGGAAGGTAAGAgactggatccacctgtctgcagtacactgtacccaccactagactactccagtgaTCTGCATGCTaatctgatggacctgagtataacatctgagggtggcacagaggctggcaagtagtgtttttcatcacatttttggggggtgggagggggttagtgaccactgggggaataaggggaggacattcctgattccctccagtggtcatctggttatttagggcacctttttgtgccttattcattataaaaacaagtctagctcaaaatgtctaagttttagttctgggcgtttttgttttgttccattatggctaaaaacgtctaagtcttaggaatgcccaagttccaccctgaacacacccctgtcACTTCCCCttaagatttggatgcacttctgaaggatttaaaacgtctaaaaataggtttccaaaatgctgatttggacgttttggtgagaaaaatgtccaaatgcagacttatgccattttttggacgtttttctcttttgaacagGAGCTTGAAAGTCACAATTACATATACACATATGAAGTCACACATGCTAATATTTGTACATGACATTGTATGATAATTAGAAAGAAAGCAATTGTTGTTCTATAGACCTAAGCATTTGAAGTTTAGGCTGTAGAGAGGAAAATAGTAAGAAACATCCACAGTCTCAGTTTTATAGATTAGGCATACAATTTTTGTGACAACACCATATGTCCTGTATATATTGCTCATGAATATTGCCTCTGCTGTGGGTTTCCATAATGAGATCAGCATATATCCACACTTGTGCTTTTATAAGCAGGCTTTCCATGGATTCtgatgtaataaatagaaataaatcaaaacacagaaaagaaaataagatgataccatttttattggactaacttaatacatcttttgattagcttttaagttagtccaataaaaaaaggtatcatattttcctatgatttgatttattttttatttattttatttattgcacttgtatcccacattttcccacctatttgcaggctcaatgtggactaacatggctactacaC
This genomic interval from Microcaecilia unicolor chromosome 1, aMicUni1.1, whole genome shotgun sequence contains the following:
- the LOC115473532 gene encoding tubulin beta-2B chain, with translation MREIVHIQAGQCGNQIGAKFWEVISDEHGIDPTGSYHGDSDLQLERINVYYNEATGNKFVPRAILVDLEPGTMDSVRSGPFGQIFRPDNYVFGQSGAGNNWAKGHYTEGAELVDSVLDVVRKESESCDCLQGFQLTHSLGGGTGSGMGTLLISKIREEYPDRIMNTFSVMPSPKVSDTVVEPYNATLSVHQLVENTDETYCIDNEALYDICFRTLKLTTPTYGDLNHLVSATMSGVTTCLRFPGQLNADLRKLAVNMVPFPRLHFFMPGFAPLTSRGSQQYRALTVPELTQQMFDAKNMMAACDPRHGRYLTVAAMFRGRMSMKEVDEQMLNVQNKNSSYFVEWIPNNVKTAVCDIPPRGLKMSATFIGNSTAIQELFKRISEQFTAMFRRKAFLHWYTGEGMDEMEFTEAESNMNDLVSEYQQYQDATADEQGEFEEEEGDDEA